A region of the Candidatus Nanosynbacter lyticus genome:
TAGTAGTAGACGATGATCCATGTCCATAAGAACCGTACCTACTATTACCATGTGACAATCTACCGCGTGGTGCTACATAGCCTGGACGTTCAGCCTCCGGCAGCTCACCTCCAGGTATCACAATACGCGCACCAGCAGTTAATTTTGATCCGTCATCAATATCGTTATATAGAACAACCCTCTCAGCGCTAGTCTTATACTTATCAGCCAAAGATTGCGCCGTATCACCATCCTTAACTGTATAAACAACACCATCAATCAGCGGAACAATAAGTGTCTTATTAGGCTCAATAGCATCTGAGGTAGTATTATTTGCCCAACGAAGCGTCTGTGGAGAAATCTTAAACTTCTTTGCAATTTTCTCTATATTGTCACCCTCTTTAGTCACATATGAAGAAATGCCACGCGCAGCAGATGTGTCAGGCTTCACAATATCAGGTTTTGTGATAACCTCAGAGTCATTCTGAGAAAGGTTTTTCTTAATCGTCAATGAAGTCTCTGATTCACGCAAGTCACCAGCTGAAGGCAACTCTGCCGTCTCTGCCAAATTAGTCACAGCGCTAGCTGCCGCTAACTTATCCACTGAAACGGTTTTAGCTTTGACAACTCCAGATGCTGTCGATGTGCTCGTATTAGATACTTCAGCTGATGCTAAAGTTTTCGGCTTTTCAGCAACCGCATTATTACTACTGTTGCCGTAAACCAAAAATGATATAGTTAACAAAAATATTCCGCCGTAAACCGCGAACGATTGCAGCTTACGTTTCTTACCCCGAAGAGTTATAAAATGGTTACGAATAATCGTGCTCCTTGTATCAATGTTACCACTGATACTTCTACCCAATTGTCTTTCTTCTCGCAATAGAAC
Encoded here:
- a CDS encoding CHAP domain-containing protein produces the protein MGRSISGNIDTRSTIIRNHFITLRGKKRKLQSFAVYGGIFLLTISFLVYGNSSNNAVAEKPKTLASAEVSNTSTSTASGVVKAKTVSVDKLAAASAVTNLAETAELPSAGDLRESETSLTIKKNLSQNDSEVITKPDIVKPDTSAARGISSYVTKEGDNIEKIAKKFKISPQTLRWANNTTSDAIEPNKTLIVPLIDGVVYTVKDGDTAQSLADKYKTSAERVVLYNDIDDGSKLTAGARIVIPGGELPEAERPGYVAPRGRLSHGNSRYGSYGHGSSSTTSASRSWLTASVGNRYAAGNCTWYAYERRLQLGRPIGSFWGNANTWHTSARAAGFLVNNTPVPGAIIQNTWGGYGYGHVGIVERVDGHNIYVSDMNYAGYNVISSRTIPLAEVGRYSFIH